Below is a window of Electrophorus electricus isolate fEleEle1 chromosome 1, fEleEle1.pri, whole genome shotgun sequence DNA.
acatcgTTTTGTATTTCAATCAAGAGTGTTTGGCAGTGATCAGTAGGATTTAAAGTTTAATGCATTTCGAACACATAAATCTCTAACGGACAGCGGAGCCAGTGGTGACGATGACGTGGATGCGATTGTGAAGGCTTTGCTGACTCTGCAAGAGAGACTGGCTGCTACCAAGCTGGAGCTTCAAACAAAGCTAGAAGACTCGGAGAGGAAGCAGAAGGAACTACAGACCAGAATCGACGCCACTGATGCTCACGTGCTGGAACTGAGTAAAACATCCCAAGGTTGATACGCTTTCTCTAAGAGTACAAAAGTACACATGGTTACAATTGTTATATATTACTGAGAACAATGTTCAGGTTGTTTTCGTAGTAATTTGAGTTTAATATCAAAAGAATTTGAAACCCAGGTAAGAGTCCTCTTGTGAGTAGCTTGAATTCATGGCATCGATGTCTGTAATTATTGGAATGTTGTTGCGTTTAATTATGGTTTtcgtttttttattttgcagctTTAGCCAAACCACAGGTGGCATTCACGGCCTCGATACAATCATCAGGTGCACATGGTGACACACTGGTGTATGGAAAAGCGATAACCAACTTTGGTCATGCATACAACCCACAAACAGGTCTGAACAAAAGCACTGTTTGCTACAGTTGTGGGCTGAATAAAACCAAGGAAAGATTTAGTGTAATCACTATGATGCTTATCAAATGGATAATCACCTTCATACCTATGAAAGAAATTAATCATGTTTATTATTGAATTTTCATAATTATGATGTTAATGGGGCACTTTCATATTTTACTTTCGAGTTTTCATTGTTCAGAAACAATTGAAAAGCGAATACAAATGAGAAAATTCCTACGGACCTGCTGGAAACAGGTGGATGTTTTTCCAGGGATCTTCACGGCTCCCGTGAAGGGCGTCTATGcgttctctctccatttcttggCGATGTCGCCCCTGACTAACCtgggcatttttaaaaatggcagtgAGCTGGTATCGACCCTGGCGTATCTAATCACGAGGAGCTCCTCTGTCATTGGGG
It encodes the following:
- the LOC118242014 gene encoding uncharacterized protein LOC118242014; the encoded protein is MIISGFAVQGDLKIQIIIMEFRHFETAFLLLSALICVRGALATGNNSLDLQNVGASGDDDVDAIVKALLTLQERLAATKLELQTKLEDSERKQKELQTRIDATDAHVLELSKTSQALAKPQVAFTASIQSSGAHGDTLVYGKAITNFGHAYNPQTGLNKSTVCYSCGLNKTKERFSVITMMLIKWIITFIPMKEINHVYY